Proteins encoded in a region of the Haloglomus salinum genome:
- a CDS encoding DUF7559 family protein yields MPKTLEIKCADDGCDLDMAELHYTYNMPDGTGAEAFSCPYCGGEVEAIHA; encoded by the coding sequence ATGCCGAAGACGCTCGAAATCAAGTGTGCGGACGACGGCTGTGACCTCGACATGGCGGAACTCCATTACACCTACAACATGCCAGACGGGACGGGTGCCGAGGCGTTCAGCTGCCCCTACTGCGGTGGCGAGGTGGAGGCGATCCACGCGTGA
- a CDS encoding DUF429 domain-containing protein, producing MRVHGVDFSGSAEPGDDIWLVSGWCPGAEGRTASGSAREGSSAPGAGDDIDLRVTDARPASEAFGVTAREPVLRHLREFVTGAAPDATPTQVTGLDCSFGLPRPVLPSEDTASDDWRATLDWVHETFASDDGRSFQSALKERARARDAEGVELKRSTDGPTGASSPYSFITRYQTLHGLRDVLRPLVERGAVAIPPMVPRDGERPSLVEVYPAGTLRDQGLPDRKYKDDRTYPEAPARRERILDGLLDRGVRLEGVPRERLLADSGGDALDALVGAVAVARNARTGFATAPERYDPVEGYIYV from the coding sequence GTGCGCGTCCACGGCGTCGACTTCAGCGGGAGCGCGGAACCGGGCGACGACATCTGGCTCGTCTCCGGGTGGTGCCCCGGAGCCGAGGGGCGGACTGCGTCCGGGAGTGCGCGGGAAGGGAGCAGTGCTCCGGGGGCAGGCGACGACATCGACCTCCGGGTGACCGACGCCCGCCCGGCGAGCGAGGCGTTCGGCGTCACGGCCCGGGAGCCGGTCCTGCGTCACCTCCGCGAGTTCGTCACCGGTGCGGCCCCGGACGCCACGCCGACACAGGTCACGGGTCTGGACTGTTCGTTCGGGCTACCACGACCGGTGCTCCCCAGCGAGGACACCGCGAGCGACGACTGGCGGGCCACGCTTGACTGGGTCCACGAGACGTTCGCGAGTGACGACGGCCGGTCGTTCCAGTCGGCGTTGAAGGAGCGCGCCCGGGCGAGGGACGCCGAGGGTGTCGAACTGAAGCGTTCCACGGACGGGCCGACCGGCGCCTCCTCACCGTACTCGTTCATCACGCGCTACCAGACGCTCCACGGCCTGCGCGACGTGCTCCGCCCCCTCGTGGAGCGGGGTGCCGTCGCCATCCCGCCGATGGTCCCCCGAGACGGCGAGCGTCCGTCGCTCGTGGAGGTGTACCCGGCCGGCACCCTGCGCGACCAGGGGCTCCCCGACCGGAAGTACAAGGACGACCGCACGTATCCCGAGGCCCCGGCACGGCGCGAGCGCATCCTCGACGGCCTGCTCGACCGTGGCGTGCGACTCGAGGGCGTTCCCCGAGAGCGCCTGCTGGCCGACTCGGGCGGCGACGCGCTCGACGCGCTCGTCGGCGCGGTCGCCGTGGCACGGAACGCACGCACGGGGTTCGCGACAGCGCCGGAGCGCTACGACCCGGTCGAGGGGTACATCTACGTTTGA
- a CDS encoding DUF5786 family protein translates to MGFGSYDESEQENQEIDTDFEDEEGMNTAEHDHRGDVEYEFGDTDRDELLNKLEEIKDQKSEQGS, encoded by the coding sequence ATGGGCTTCGGGAGCTACGACGAGTCGGAACAGGAGAACCAGGAGATAGACACCGACTTCGAGGACGAGGAGGGGATGAACACGGCCGAACACGACCACCGCGGCGACGTGGAGTACGAGTTCGGCGACACGGACCGCGACGAGTTGCTGAACAAGCTCGAGGAGATCAAGGACCAGAAGAGCGAGCAGGGGTCCTGA
- a CDS encoding DUF99 family protein gives MNQGVRALGVAESTGGGRRATVAGSVVRADRTFDDLVLDSWTVGGTDATDTVIDCWEHLDREDVRYLLVAGIAPAWFNVLDLRAIHDATERPVLSVSFEASEGLEPALRDAFGDDPEALEVRLATYDRQPPRERVEVNGETCFVRAVGCEAAEAREVIDAFTPEGGRPEPVRVARLCARGGDDFRHRLPDGD, from the coding sequence GTGAACCAGGGGGTCCGGGCGCTGGGGGTCGCCGAGTCGACCGGCGGCGGCCGCCGTGCGACCGTCGCGGGAAGCGTCGTCCGCGCGGACCGCACCTTCGACGACCTCGTTCTCGACTCGTGGACGGTCGGGGGCACGGACGCCACCGACACCGTCATCGACTGCTGGGAACACCTCGACCGCGAGGACGTTCGCTACCTGCTGGTGGCGGGCATCGCGCCCGCCTGGTTCAACGTACTCGACCTGCGGGCCATCCACGACGCCACGGAGCGCCCGGTCCTCTCGGTCTCGTTCGAGGCCAGCGAGGGGCTGGAACCCGCGCTCCGGGACGCGTTCGGCGACGACCCCGAGGCGCTGGAGGTCCGGCTGGCAACGTACGACCGCCAACCGCCGCGCGAGCGCGTGGAGGTGAACGGGGAGACCTGCTTCGTCCGGGCGGTCGGCTGCGAGGCCGCGGAGGCCCGCGAGGTCATCGACGCGTTCACGCCAGAGGGCGGGCGTCCGGAACCCGTTCGCGTGGCGCGGCTCTGTGCCCGCGGGGGCGACGACTTCCGCCACCGGCTGCCCGACGGCGACTGA
- a CDS encoding uracil-DNA glycosylase, with protein MSGSPPGEMEGLEVTDCEACTELCESRSRIVNGVGPADADLVFVGEAPGANEDEQGEPFVGRSGDVLTEALRDRGLARRDIRITNCVRCRPPDNRDPRSDELANCKGYLAAELERVDPELVVTLGKVPAQHLLERSVAVTKEAGTVHDARVGEGSYRILLCVHPAATLYDRSQESTFADALDEAVALAGLDGNGGGQSRLGEF; from the coding sequence ATGAGCGGATCGCCCCCCGGAGAGATGGAGGGACTCGAGGTGACCGACTGTGAGGCGTGCACGGAGCTGTGCGAGTCGCGCTCGCGCATCGTCAACGGCGTCGGGCCCGCTGACGCGGACCTGGTGTTCGTCGGCGAGGCACCGGGCGCCAACGAGGACGAGCAGGGCGAGCCGTTCGTCGGCCGCTCGGGCGACGTGCTGACGGAGGCACTCCGCGACCGCGGACTGGCGCGTCGTGACATCCGCATCACCAACTGCGTGCGCTGTCGCCCGCCGGACAACCGCGACCCGAGGAGCGACGAACTTGCCAACTGCAAGGGGTATCTCGCGGCGGAGCTGGAGCGGGTCGACCCCGAACTGGTCGTGACGCTGGGCAAGGTCCCCGCCCAGCACCTGCTCGAACGGTCCGTGGCGGTGACGAAGGAGGCCGGGACCGTCCACGACGCACGCGTCGGGGAGGGGAGCTATCGTATCCTGCTCTGTGTCCACCCGGCCGCGACGCTGTACGACCGGAGTCAGGAGAGCACGTTCGCGGACGCGCTGGACGAGGCGGTGGCGCTGGCGGGGCTTGACGGGAACGGCGGGGGGCAATCACGGCTCGGGGAGTTCTGA